One window from the genome of Acinetobacter sp. LoGeW2-3 encodes:
- a CDS encoding hydroxypyruvate isomerase family protein has translation MLKLAVNLSMIFTEVPLLERFALAREHGFDHVEIQFPYELSIEQIQAQLTKHQLSLCLINVPAGDLMQGGHGLAGIPGKEIEFHQAMQQAIEYATALKVPSVNILAGKQPLDSDLLPCLNTLADNLKMACSMLADHGIQPVFEMVNGTDMPRFLVQNVAQAQEMLEAVKHPALKMQYDCYHMAMMGEDVLEALKENIDTIGHIQFADCPGRHEPGTAIINYVEIFQWLENSQYQGYVAAEYRPLKHSEESFGWKTRFFAD, from the coding sequence ATGCTAAAACTCGCAGTTAACCTTTCCATGATTTTTACGGAAGTCCCACTGCTGGAGCGCTTTGCCCTTGCCCGTGAGCATGGTTTTGATCATGTAGAAATCCAGTTTCCCTATGAACTGAGTATCGAACAGATTCAGGCACAGTTGACAAAACATCAGCTCAGCCTATGCCTGATCAATGTCCCAGCAGGCGACTTGATGCAAGGCGGCCATGGTTTGGCTGGCATTCCCGGTAAGGAAATTGAATTTCATCAAGCTATGCAACAAGCGATTGAATATGCGACTGCACTGAAAGTACCCAGTGTCAATATTCTGGCAGGTAAGCAACCACTAGATAGTGATCTGCTACCTTGCCTGAATACTTTGGCAGATAATCTGAAAATGGCTTGCTCAATGCTGGCAGATCATGGTATTCAACCAGTCTTTGAGATGGTCAATGGCACAGACATGCCACGCTTTCTGGTACAGAATGTTGCTCAAGCCCAGGAGATGCTTGAAGCAGTCAAACACCCCGCCTTAAAGATGCAATATGACTGTTACCATATGGCAATGATGGGTGAAGATGTACTGGAAGCTTTAAAAGAAAATATTGACACAATTGGACACATTCAATTTGCAGATTGCCCGGGCCGACATGAACCGGGCACTGCCATTATTAATTATGTCGAGATTTTTCAATGGTTAGAGAATAGCCAATATCAGGGCTATGTCGCTGCAGAATATCGCCCTCTAAAGCATTCAGAGGAGTCTTTTGGCTGGAAGACCCGCTTTTTCGCAGATTGA
- the rsfS gene encoding ribosome silencing factor: protein MNLEPSPSASNSHDLTMKSNSQTVQDCLKVVHAALEDVKAKEVVVLDVSGMSNVADAMVIASGTSTRHIKSLANNVAEEARKAGFRPLGIEGERDAEWILLDLGYVVVHCMLPTARKFYDLESLWSSTPADSVA from the coding sequence ATGAATTTAGAACCATCGCCCAGCGCTTCTAATTCTCACGATCTTACTATGAAATCAAACTCACAGACTGTACAAGACTGCTTGAAAGTCGTGCATGCTGCACTTGAAGATGTAAAGGCCAAAGAAGTTGTTGTGCTTGATGTCAGCGGTATGAGCAATGTTGCTGATGCCATGGTCATTGCAAGCGGTACCTCTACCCGTCACATCAAATCTCTTGCCAACAATGTTGCTGAAGAAGCACGTAAAGCTGGCTTCCGTCCACTTGGCATCGAAGGCGAACGTGATGCTGAATGGATTCTCCTAGACCTCGGATATGTAGTGGTTCACTGTATGCTTCCAACAGCGCGTAAATTCTATGACCTAGAAAGCCTGTGGAGCAGCACTCCTGCAGATTCAGTGGCATAA
- a CDS encoding ammonium transporter has product MTKIKYFGFLLGLLSLPAYASEPVEMVKNIQEIRISLDSVWVVLGGILVFFMQAGFALIESGSVRSKNSVNVLMKNYMDACLGGVVFWAIGFGLMFGVNHSGWIGLSHFAPDQLDSWSWNLLFFQMMFAATATTIASGAMAERIHFVAYVVSAAFVSGLIYPIFGSWAWGSLFEGEGWLKAMGFIDFAGSTVVHSIGGWVALAGIIVLGPRIGRFGRNGQVHYLPGHNLPLVALGGFILWLAWFGFNAASTVNADVSIGRIALNTHLAACAAAVAYMLFALVRRKAILIRTTINASLGGLVGITAGCATMSPVYAVLTGLIAGLMVSVLPALLEKMRIDDVVDAVTVHGFCGAWGTLAAGIFYESKMFDSSIIAVQALGVGAGFAWGFGIAFVVFKVLHIILGGLRVSAQHEQRGLDYTEHAELSYPEFQRDVTFDTDQITKRH; this is encoded by the coding sequence ATGACAAAAATAAAATATTTTGGATTTTTACTGGGGTTGCTGAGTTTACCTGCCTATGCGTCTGAACCAGTAGAAATGGTAAAAAATATTCAGGAAATACGCATATCGCTGGACAGCGTCTGGGTGGTACTGGGCGGTATTCTGGTGTTCTTTATGCAGGCTGGTTTCGCCCTGATTGAGAGCGGGTCAGTCAGAAGTAAAAATAGCGTGAATGTTTTAATGAAAAATTACATGGATGCCTGCCTGGGTGGCGTGGTGTTCTGGGCCATTGGCTTTGGCTTGATGTTCGGGGTGAACCACAGTGGCTGGATCGGTCTGTCGCATTTCGCACCGGATCAACTGGATAGCTGGAGCTGGAACCTGCTGTTCTTCCAGATGATGTTTGCTGCGACTGCAACCACGATTGCCAGTGGTGCGATGGCAGAGCGGATTCACTTCGTTGCCTATGTGGTGAGTGCCGCTTTTGTGAGTGGTCTAATCTACCCTATTTTCGGCAGCTGGGCATGGGGCAGTCTATTTGAAGGTGAAGGCTGGCTCAAAGCCATGGGCTTTATTGATTTTGCTGGTTCAACTGTGGTGCATTCGATCGGCGGTTGGGTCGCTTTAGCCGGTATTATTGTATTAGGTCCACGTATAGGACGTTTTGGTCGCAATGGCCAAGTGCATTATTTACCAGGTCACAATCTGCCTTTAGTTGCTTTAGGTGGTTTTATTTTATGGTTAGCTTGGTTTGGCTTTAATGCGGCTTCCACAGTTAATGCCGATGTCAGCATTGGACGCATTGCTTTAAATACCCACCTGGCAGCTTGTGCGGCAGCAGTCGCTTATATGCTGTTTGCACTGGTACGACGTAAAGCCATTTTAATTCGAACCACGATTAATGCTTCCTTAGGTGGACTGGTGGGTATTACAGCAGGCTGTGCCACGATGAGTCCGGTCTATGCTGTATTAACGGGTTTGATCGCAGGCTTGATGGTCAGTGTATTGCCAGCACTATTAGAAAAAATGCGTATTGATGATGTGGTCGATGCTGTCACAGTACATGGCTTTTGTGGTGCATGGGGGACTTTGGCAGCTGGTATATTTTATGAAAGTAAAATGTTTGATAGCAGCATTATTGCGGTTCAGGCACTGGGTGTGGGTGCCGGATTTGCGTGGGGCTTCGGGATTGCATTTGTTGTGTTCAAAGTTCTGCATATTATTTTAGGGGGTCTACGTGTAAGTGCTCAGCATGAGCAGCGTGGTCTGGATTATACCGAGCATGCTGAACTGTCTTATCCAGAATTCCAACGAGATGTAACTTTCGATACAGACCAAATCACTAAACGACATTAA
- a CDS encoding NAD(P)(+) transhydrogenase (Re/Si-specific) subunit beta, whose translation MEFIREYANWFYLIGAILFILTLRGLSGPKTAIAGNRYGMIAMAIAVLTTFFVAENPVIWMILGAMVLGAIVGIARAKTVPMTQMPETVALMHSLVGLSAVLIAVAAIIHNNKLIELGPDLLAANGVTFHEMSKVHLFELFVGCFVGAITFTASVFAYGKLAAKKWAKTISGAWVKPVQALIFLAMLAAGIHFFLTGNMTSFWAMTGLALVFGWVWIAPVGGGDMPVVVSLLNSFSGWAAAGIGFTLENNMLIVAGSLVGSSGAILSYIMCKAMNRSIINVLFGGAMGGAATATAGSGEQVQRNHRSGSADDAGFLMSNADSVVIVPGYGMAQGRAQNAVKELANLLKEQGVTVRFAIHPVAGRMPGHMNVLLAEADVPYEDILEMDEINSDFPATDVVLVIGANDVVNPAAKDDPSSPIYGMPILEAHKARTILVIKRSMATGYAGLDNDLFYNDKTMMIFGDAKKVVEDMTKAINGTGH comes from the coding sequence ATGGAATTCATTCGTGAATATGCAAATTGGTTCTATTTGATTGGTGCCATTCTTTTTATCTTAACGTTACGTGGGTTGTCAGGTCCTAAGACTGCAATTGCAGGTAACCGCTACGGTATGATCGCAATGGCGATTGCTGTACTGACGACTTTCTTTGTCGCAGAAAATCCGGTGATCTGGATGATTCTAGGGGCAATGGTTCTTGGTGCAATCGTAGGTATTGCCCGTGCGAAAACTGTACCGATGACGCAGATGCCAGAAACCGTGGCATTAATGCACTCATTGGTTGGTTTGTCTGCAGTACTAATTGCGGTTGCAGCGATTATCCATAACAACAAGTTAATTGAATTGGGTCCAGACCTTTTAGCTGCTAATGGCGTAACGTTCCATGAAATGAGCAAAGTACATTTGTTCGAATTATTCGTGGGTTGTTTCGTTGGTGCGATTACCTTTACAGCATCTGTATTTGCTTACGGTAAACTGGCTGCAAAGAAATGGGCAAAAACCATTTCAGGTGCTTGGGTAAAACCGGTTCAGGCTTTGATCTTTCTGGCAATGCTGGCAGCAGGAATTCATTTCTTCCTGACTGGTAACATGACCTCATTCTGGGCAATGACTGGTCTGGCATTAGTGTTTGGTTGGGTATGGATTGCGCCAGTGGGTGGTGGTGATATGCCGGTTGTGGTATCGCTACTAAACTCGTTTTCTGGTTGGGCTGCTGCAGGTATTGGTTTCACGCTAGAAAACAACATGCTGATTGTTGCAGGTTCGCTGGTTGGTTCTTCAGGTGCGATTCTGTCTTACATCATGTGTAAAGCGATGAACCGTTCAATCATCAACGTATTGTTTGGTGGTGCGATGGGCGGTGCAGCAACTGCGACAGCGGGTTCAGGCGAGCAAGTACAACGTAACCACCGTTCAGGTTCTGCAGATGATGCTGGCTTCCTGATGTCGAATGCAGACAGTGTAGTAATCGTACCAGGTTATGGTATGGCACAAGGTCGTGCACAGAATGCGGTAAAAGAATTGGCAAACCTGTTAAAAGAGCAGGGTGTCACTGTACGCTTCGCAATTCACCCAGTTGCTGGTCGTATGCCTGGTCATATGAACGTATTGCTGGCTGAAGCTGACGTACCATATGAAGACATTCTGGAAATGGACGAGATCAACTCCGACTTCCCGGCAACAGACGTAGTATTGGTAATCGGTGCGAACGACGTTGTTAACCCTGCTGCGAAAGATGATCCAAGCTCACCAATTTACGGTATGCCGATTCTGGAAGCACACAAAGCACGTACAATTCTGGTGATCAAGCGTTCTATGGCAACTGGTTATGCGGGTCTAGATAATGACTTATTCTATAACGACAAAACCATGATGATCTTCGGTGATGCGAAGAAAGTTGTGGAAGATATGACCAAAGCCATTAATGGTACAGGTCACTGA
- a CDS encoding proton-translocating transhydrogenase family protein codes for MVETITIFVLAIFVGYYVVWGVTPALHTPLMAVTNALSSIIIVGAMIQTVGLPMVGVEGSVDFQTINVVSVLGAIAVFLASINIFGGFAVTARMLEMFKPKQKKKEG; via the coding sequence ATGGTTGAAACTATTACGATTTTTGTCCTTGCCATCTTTGTAGGTTACTACGTGGTGTGGGGCGTTACCCCAGCTTTGCATACGCCGTTGATGGCAGTAACCAATGCACTTTCTTCGATCATTATCGTGGGTGCGATGATTCAGACTGTTGGCCTGCCAATGGTCGGCGTTGAAGGCAGTGTGGACTTCCAGACCATTAATGTGGTGAGCGTACTGGGTGCGATCGCAGTATTCCTGGCGAGCATTAACATTTTCGGTGGCTTTGCCGTGACTGCTCGAATGCTGGAAATGTTCAAACCAAAACAAAAGAAAAAAGAGGGCTAA
- a CDS encoding Re/Si-specific NAD(P)(+) transhydrogenase subunit alpha: MQIGIPAETVVGENRVAATPETVKKLISAGHNVVIERGAGVKAAYIDSVYEQVGAQITDDAYTGSQLILKVRAPKGEEIQKLPANATVVAMFDPYRNTELDHFAAQNVSAFALELLPRTLSRAQNMDVLSSQANLSGYKAVLLAAAEYQRMFPMLMTAAGTVKPARVVIMGVGVAGLQAIATAKRLGAVVEATDLRPTAKDQVESLGGKWLDVPMSEEEQQKAADAAKNGYGWMPGEQYIKDQAIIVDKAVSNADIVITTALLPGRDAPRLIRAETVAKMKPGSVILDMAVETGGNVEGSQCGETVVTENGVKILGIPNIPSTLSTEASALYARNVLNFVETLFDSEKNFAINPEEEIQKALLVTHGGQVLLKRG, encoded by the coding sequence ATGCAAATCGGAATTCCAGCCGAAACTGTCGTCGGTGAAAATCGTGTCGCTGCGACACCTGAGACAGTAAAGAAATTGATCAGCGCTGGTCATAATGTGGTAATCGAACGTGGTGCAGGGGTTAAAGCTGCCTATATCGATAGTGTTTATGAACAGGTTGGTGCACAAATTACGGATGATGCCTATACCGGTAGCCAGTTGATTTTGAAAGTTCGTGCACCGAAGGGTGAAGAAATTCAAAAATTACCTGCGAATGCAACGGTGGTGGCGATGTTTGACCCATACCGCAATACCGAGCTTGACCATTTCGCGGCACAGAATGTGTCTGCATTTGCATTGGAACTTTTGCCACGTACTTTGTCTCGTGCGCAAAACATGGATGTCCTGTCTTCTCAGGCGAACTTGTCTGGTTATAAGGCTGTGCTTCTTGCGGCAGCAGAATACCAACGTATGTTCCCAATGCTGATGACTGCTGCAGGGACGGTAAAACCGGCTCGTGTAGTGATCATGGGGGTGGGGGTTGCAGGTCTGCAAGCGATTGCAACTGCAAAACGTCTAGGTGCTGTGGTTGAAGCAACTGACCTTCGTCCTACAGCAAAAGACCAGGTTGAATCTTTGGGCGGTAAGTGGTTAGACGTACCGATGTCTGAAGAAGAACAACAAAAAGCCGCTGATGCTGCCAAAAATGGTTATGGCTGGATGCCAGGTGAACAGTACATCAAGGATCAGGCCATTATTGTAGATAAAGCGGTTTCCAATGCAGACATCGTGATTACCACTGCACTGTTGCCAGGTCGTGATGCGCCACGCTTAATTCGTGCCGAGACTGTTGCCAAAATGAAACCAGGTTCAGTCATTCTTGATATGGCTGTTGAAACTGGTGGTAACGTGGAAGGTTCGCAATGCGGTGAAACGGTTGTGACTGAAAATGGTGTGAAGATTCTGGGTATTCCAAATATCCCTTCTACCTTGTCGACTGAAGCATCTGCACTGTATGCACGTAACGTTTTGAACTTCGTTGAAACATTGTTTGATAGCGAAAAGAATTTTGCCATCAATCCAGAAGAAGAAATTCAAAAAGCCCTACTGGTCACTCACGGCGGCCAAGTGCTGTTAAAGCGTGGTTAA
- a CDS encoding MFS transporter has translation MNASLDISQNKPLLWLMAIACGLCAGANYYCQPLISSIQQYYQVPESQVALTVTFAQVSYALGLLFIVPLGDMLNKTKLIPALMWGAALGLMICATAVTLPMLWFGTIIAGLFSVAAQVLIPLAAMTVKPEKTGEVVGFLMSGLLVGILLSTSIAGLLSDLFHWKVIYALSSVSMLILGIYLRGQLPTLPKFRISYAGIFKSMGHLLAQEPRLVLRSLTGAFAFAAMSILFSTIALLLTQPPFNLADVMVGLVTLVGVFGALSTQVIGKWADRGYIKLLSWLGCSILVGSWLFLYFGGTSLISYILGYALINLGLAITHSCNQNVIFRLRPDAKSRINSIYMTLYFIGGACGSAAGVYAWHHGGWNMSCLTGLGFALAATCFALIDQWQQRRIQA, from the coding sequence ATGAACGCTTCTCTCGATATCAGTCAAAATAAACCGTTACTCTGGCTGATGGCGATTGCATGTGGTCTGTGTGCTGGAGCCAATTATTATTGCCAGCCTTTGATTTCCTCTATTCAACAGTATTATCAGGTGCCTGAATCGCAAGTCGCCCTGACTGTAACCTTTGCTCAAGTCTCTTATGCGCTAGGTTTACTGTTCATCGTGCCATTAGGAGACATGCTAAATAAGACCAAGCTGATTCCTGCCTTAATGTGGGGAGCTGCGCTTGGCCTAATGATCTGTGCGACTGCAGTCACTTTACCCATGCTCTGGTTTGGGACGATTATCGCGGGTCTGTTTTCAGTCGCTGCACAAGTCCTCATCCCTTTAGCAGCCATGACCGTTAAACCAGAAAAAACTGGCGAAGTGGTTGGTTTCCTGATGAGTGGTTTATTGGTCGGAATTCTGCTATCGACCAGTATTGCAGGATTACTCTCTGACTTGTTTCATTGGAAAGTCATCTATGCGCTGAGTTCAGTTTCAATGCTAATTTTGGGCATCTATTTACGTGGTCAACTACCGACTCTGCCAAAATTCCGCATTAGCTATGCCGGGATTTTCAAATCCATGGGCCACCTTTTAGCTCAAGAACCACGACTGGTACTACGTTCTCTTACCGGTGCTTTTGCCTTTGCCGCGATGAGCATCCTGTTTTCGACCATTGCCCTACTGCTGACACAACCTCCATTTAATCTAGCGGATGTTATGGTCGGATTGGTAACTCTGGTGGGTGTCTTTGGCGCATTATCCACCCAGGTTATTGGCAAATGGGCTGATCGAGGCTATATCAAATTGCTCAGCTGGCTAGGCTGTTCAATTCTGGTAGGAAGCTGGCTATTTCTCTATTTCGGTGGCACATCACTGATCAGTTATATTCTAGGTTATGCCCTGATCAATCTAGGATTGGCGATTACTCATAGCTGTAACCAGAATGTGATTTTCCGTCTACGTCCTGATGCCAAATCCCGCATTAATTCTATTTATATGACTTTATATTTTATTGGTGGTGCTTGTGGTTCTGCTGCTGGCGTATATGCTTGGCATCATGGTGGCTGGAATATGAGCTGTCTGACCGGATTGGGTTTTGCGCTGGCTGCCACCTGTTTTGCCCTGATTGATCAATGGCAGCAGCGCCGAATACAAGCTTAA
- a CDS encoding HEPN domain-containing protein codes for MLMLEEIYKSKKPQHSDYFNLRVQRGISWFKKALELDDELEFKFISLWISFNSIYAQETESRQDQHSLHQFLETLCQKDMEQKLQHIVWEKYSQPISALLNSPYTDQGFWDYRHQKVSLESCRETLAQQKQKIQKAVQDHNLSEMLLVIFNRLSSLHHQITQGGTTYHSSFNMKQLQNSCRVLAGLLPTFICILLENSATWDSGKPHYPVVQVS; via the coding sequence ATGCTTATGTTGGAGGAAATTTATAAAAGCAAAAAACCTCAGCATTCAGATTATTTTAATTTACGTGTCCAACGGGGAATTAGCTGGTTTAAGAAAGCACTAGAACTGGATGATGAATTAGAGTTTAAGTTTATTAGCTTATGGATCAGTTTTAATTCGATCTATGCGCAGGAAACCGAGAGTCGTCAGGATCAACACAGTCTGCATCAATTTTTGGAAACCCTCTGTCAAAAAGATATGGAGCAAAAACTTCAGCATATCGTTTGGGAGAAATACAGCCAGCCGATTTCTGCCTTACTGAATAGTCCTTATACCGATCAAGGTTTTTGGGATTATCGTCACCAAAAAGTTAGTTTGGAAAGCTGCCGTGAAACATTAGCTCAGCAAAAACAAAAGATACAAAAGGCAGTGCAGGATCATAACTTGAGTGAAATGCTATTGGTGATTTTCAATCGTCTTTCTAGCTTACACCATCAGATCACGCAGGGCGGTACGACTTACCATAGCTCATTTAACATGAAGCAGTTACAAAACAGTTGCCGTGTACTGGCGGGGTTGTTGCCCACTTTTATTTGCATTCTTTTAGAAAATTCAGCCACTTGGGATTCAGGCAAACCGCATTATCCAGTGGTGCAAGTTAGCTAG
- the dusA gene encoding tRNA dihydrouridine(20/20a) synthase DusA: MTDLSTIENKLQPRISVAPMMDWTTKDYRFFARLFNPNVILYTEMVTTGAIIYGDAKRHLDFNQQEQPIVLQLGGSNPKELATCTKMAQDWGYNEVNLNVGCPSDRVQNNKIGACLMAEPDLVAECIGEMRNAVDIPVTVKHRIGIDDMQSYEEMLHFVDTVAKTGCNNFIVHARIALLQGLSPKENREVPPLRYEDVYRLKQERPELLIEINGGIKSYAETIEHLKHVDGVMIGREAYHNPYLLAELGRLWNLEAPDRFEIMQQMMPYIAQRMAEGAPLSIITRHILGLFQNLPGARKWRQALSGGNAKTLKDVENALFNIQEAIKRTEDYLLEQQAQNL, encoded by the coding sequence ATGACTGATCTCAGCACCATTGAAAACAAACTTCAACCTCGCATCAGTGTTGCGCCGATGATGGACTGGACCACCAAAGACTATCGTTTCTTTGCACGTCTGTTTAACCCGAATGTCATTCTCTATACCGAGATGGTGACCACTGGCGCGATCATTTATGGCGATGCCAAACGTCATCTGGACTTTAATCAGCAAGAACAGCCAATTGTGTTACAACTTGGCGGCTCTAATCCCAAAGAGCTCGCGACCTGTACCAAGATGGCACAGGACTGGGGTTACAACGAAGTTAACCTGAATGTCGGCTGCCCAAGTGACCGTGTACAGAACAATAAAATCGGTGCTTGCTTAATGGCTGAGCCAGATTTAGTGGCTGAATGTATTGGCGAGATGCGTAATGCGGTAGATATCCCGGTTACCGTGAAACACCGCATCGGCATCGATGACATGCAATCTTATGAAGAAATGCTGCATTTTGTCGATACTGTAGCAAAAACAGGTTGTAATAACTTTATTGTGCATGCGCGAATTGCGCTGTTACAAGGTTTATCACCAAAAGAAAACCGTGAAGTTCCACCGCTACGCTATGAAGATGTCTACCGTCTGAAACAGGAACGTCCGGAACTGCTGATTGAAATCAATGGCGGGATTAAGTCCTATGCGGAAACGATTGAACATCTAAAACATGTGGACGGCGTAATGATTGGTCGCGAGGCTTATCACAACCCGTACCTATTGGCTGAGCTGGGCCGATTGTGGAATCTTGAAGCGCCGGACCGTTTTGAGATCATGCAACAGATGATGCCTTATATTGCCCAACGTATGGCAGAAGGTGCACCACTGTCAATTATTACCCGTCATATTCTAGGTCTGTTCCAGAACTTGCCAGGTGCACGTAAATGGCGTCAGGCTTTAAGTGGTGGCAATGCCAAAACCTTAAAAGATGTAGAGAATGCCTTGTTCAATATTCAAGAAGCGATTAAACGCACTGAAGACTACCTGCTCGAACAACAAGCCCAGAATCTTTAA
- the coaBC gene encoding bifunctional phosphopantothenoylcysteine decarboxylase/phosphopantothenate--cysteine ligase CoaBC has translation MSFDVSVIPHKNIILAVTGGIAAYKSAILVRRLKDAGFNVRVVMTQGAQAFITPLTFQALSGNPVHTELLDPEAEAGMGHIELARWADLLLVAPASCDTLAKFAAGLADDLLSTLYLATKAPVWVAPAMNQQMWAAKPTQRNLATLIEDGVHVIMPDAGSQACGDVGLGRMPEPEDLARQVTEYFHKAQRAIAEKFGQLAGKRVTITAGPTREAIDPVRYISNHSTGKMGFALAAACYAAGADVTLIAGPVTLDTPNGVKRKNVSSAVKMLDESLHMLEQGCDIFIATAAVADYRVAQVAEHKIKKAGDELNVALIKNPDIVATIAQQEKRPFMVGFAAETRNIEEYAAGKLVAKKLDMIACNDVSRADIGFASDENAMTVFFAESYQMEKRDLEKASKQEIAQQLVEAIHDALHHDPSQDDDF, from the coding sequence GTGAGCTTCGACGTAAGTGTAATTCCTCATAAAAATATTATTTTAGCTGTGACAGGTGGCATTGCTGCCTACAAAAGTGCAATTCTGGTTCGCCGTCTGAAAGATGCCGGTTTTAATGTCCGCGTGGTTATGACGCAAGGTGCACAAGCCTTTATCACGCCACTGACGTTCCAGGCGCTGTCGGGTAATCCTGTGCATACTGAATTACTTGATCCAGAAGCTGAAGCAGGCATGGGGCATATCGAGTTGGCACGCTGGGCAGACTTGTTACTGGTCGCACCCGCAAGCTGTGATACCTTGGCTAAATTCGCTGCCGGTCTGGCGGATGATCTACTCAGTACACTTTATCTAGCTACCAAAGCACCAGTCTGGGTAGCACCAGCTATGAATCAGCAGATGTGGGCGGCTAAGCCGACACAACGCAACTTGGCTACTTTGATTGAAGATGGTGTGCATGTAATTATGCCAGATGCTGGCTCACAAGCCTGTGGTGATGTGGGCTTAGGCCGTATGCCAGAACCTGAAGATCTGGCACGTCAGGTGACCGAGTATTTCCATAAGGCCCAACGTGCGATTGCTGAAAAATTTGGTCAGCTGGCAGGTAAGCGTGTCACGATTACTGCGGGTCCAACACGTGAAGCGATTGATCCGGTACGTTATATTTCCAATCACAGTACCGGGAAAATGGGCTTTGCATTGGCAGCAGCTTGTTATGCCGCAGGTGCAGATGTGACACTGATTGCCGGACCGGTGACTTTGGATACGCCAAATGGTGTTAAACGCAAAAACGTTAGCTCAGCGGTGAAAATGCTGGATGAAAGCTTGCATATGCTGGAACAGGGCTGTGATATTTTCATTGCCACTGCTGCGGTTGCAGATTACCGCGTAGCGCAAGTTGCAGAACACAAGATCAAAAAAGCGGGTGATGAGCTGAATGTCGCACTGATCAAAAACCCGGATATTGTCGCAACCATTGCCCAACAGGAAAAACGTCCATTCATGGTTGGCTTTGCCGCAGAAACCCGCAATATTGAAGAATATGCAGCTGGAAAACTGGTTGCGAAAAAACTGGATATGATTGCTTGCAATGACGTTTCCCGTGCAGACATTGGCTTTGCTTCCGATGAAAATGCCATGACGGTATTCTTTGCAGAATCTTATCAAATGGAAAAACGCGATCTGGAAAAGGCTTCGAAACAGGAAATTGCCCAGCAACTGGTTGAAGCCATTCACGATGCACTACATCATGATCCTTCCCAAGATGATGACTTCTAA
- the radC gene encoding RadC family protein, whose protein sequence is MQFSIKHWPEQERPRERLLQSGPQSLSDAELLAIFLRSGSQQHSAVELARILIQHFGHLSTLLDAPIQEISQFHGMGVSKFTQLMAVKELGRRYIAEHLRQDALELNHSRKIMDYLRFELLGETQEVFAVLCLDAGLRKISFKKLFYGSLNSCEISINQLLRHAIQQQATSIVIAHNHPLGEPRPSAADLELTQQIAKACRLIEIRLIDHCIIAPEGSFSFAEQQLINTVTL, encoded by the coding sequence ATGCAATTTTCGATTAAACACTGGCCTGAACAGGAACGTCCACGCGAACGCCTGTTACAGTCAGGCCCACAAAGTCTCTCCGATGCCGAACTACTGGCTATTTTCCTGCGCTCCGGTTCGCAGCAGCATTCTGCAGTTGAACTGGCCCGCATTCTGATTCAGCATTTTGGACATTTGAGCACCTTATTGGATGCGCCTATTCAAGAAATTAGCCAGTTTCACGGTATGGGTGTCAGTAAATTTACCCAACTCATGGCAGTCAAAGAACTGGGACGGCGCTATATTGCCGAGCATCTTCGGCAGGATGCTTTGGAGCTCAATCATTCACGAAAAATCATGGACTATCTACGCTTCGAGCTACTTGGAGAAACTCAGGAAGTCTTTGCGGTGCTGTGCCTGGATGCTGGATTAAGAAAAATCAGCTTTAAAAAATTGTTTTATGGCTCACTTAATTCCTGTGAGATTTCGATTAATCAGTTACTACGACATGCCATTCAACAACAGGCAACATCGATTGTGATTGCCCATAATCATCCACTCGGAGAGCCTCGACCTTCCGCAGCCGATCTTGAACTTACCCAGCAGATTGCAAAGGCCTGTCGGCTGATCGAAATCCGCCTGATTGACCACTGTATCATTGCCCCGGAAGGCAGTTTTTCCTTTGCCGAGCAGCAACTCATCAATACGGTAACACTCTGA